Proteins encoded within one genomic window of Couchioplanes caeruleus:
- a CDS encoding CarD family transcriptional regulator, whose amino-acid sequence MVFSVGETVVYPHHGAALIEAIETRTIKGVEKQYLVLRVAQGDLTVRVPAENAEIVGVREVVGEEGLGKVFDVLRAPHTEEPTNWSRRYKANLEKLASGNPLKVAEVVRDLWRRERERGLSAGEKRMLAKARDILVGEVALAEKSTKDEAEVLLDKVLTEA is encoded by the coding sequence ATGGTTTTCAGTGTCGGCGAGACCGTTGTTTACCCCCACCACGGGGCCGCACTCATCGAGGCAATCGAGACTAGAACGATCAAGGGCGTGGAGAAGCAGTACCTCGTCCTGCGGGTCGCCCAGGGCGACCTGACGGTCCGCGTGCCCGCTGAGAACGCCGAGATCGTCGGCGTGCGCGAAGTGGTCGGCGAGGAAGGCCTGGGCAAGGTCTTCGACGTCCTCCGCGCACCGCACACCGAGGAGCCGACCAACTGGTCGCGGCGTTACAAGGCCAATCTCGAGAAGCTCGCCTCCGGCAACCCGCTCAAGGTTGCCGAGGTTGTTCGTGACCTCTGGCGTCGCGAGCGCGAGCGTGGTCTCTCGGCAGGGGAGAAGCGCATGCTCGCCAAGGCCCGCGACATTCTCGTCGGCGAGGTGGCCCTCGCCGAGAAGAGCACCAAGGACGAGGCGGAAGTCCTCCTCGACAAGGTGCTCACCGAGGCCTGA
- a CDS encoding type III polyketide synthase encodes MACAGIKRGRPGEAQVNRSGQAVIAGLGVALPPSTVQDELWDGYFARHYAAGGRRGLAQRIFANSGVRTRQAAVSPLLEDVSDWSTERRMRRYQVEAVPLGKEAVGRALTDAGVAADEVGLFAVCSCTGYATPGLDILLARDMGMSPALQRLFVGHMGCYAALPGLGAAADFVAARGRPALLLCTELTSLHLQPPDNRVDIQQIVSHALFSDAAAAVVLSPGAVGGYVVMDVTALTDTTTAGHMTWDVTDMGFRMGLSAQVPDVLSMHVRALVEDLLGRNGLTVGEVDGWAVHPGGPRILDVVQERIGLTDDDLAASRGVLAAYGNCSSPTVLLVLEELRRRGTPPRHVVMLAFGPGLTLYGVLLSRL; translated from the coding sequence ATGGCCTGCGCGGGTATCAAACGGGGTCGGCCTGGGGAGGCGCAAGTGAACAGAAGCGGTCAGGCGGTGATCGCCGGCCTGGGGGTGGCACTGCCGCCCTCGACGGTGCAGGACGAGCTCTGGGACGGGTACTTCGCTCGGCACTACGCGGCGGGTGGCCGGCGCGGCCTGGCCCAGCGGATCTTCGCGAACTCCGGGGTCCGCACCCGGCAGGCCGCGGTCAGCCCGCTGCTGGAGGACGTGTCGGACTGGTCCACCGAGCGCCGCATGCGCCGCTACCAGGTGGAGGCGGTGCCGCTGGGCAAGGAAGCGGTCGGCCGCGCGCTCACCGACGCCGGCGTCGCGGCCGACGAGGTCGGCCTGTTCGCGGTCTGCTCCTGTACGGGCTACGCCACGCCCGGCCTGGACATCCTGCTCGCCCGCGACATGGGCATGTCCCCGGCGCTGCAACGCCTCTTCGTGGGGCACATGGGCTGCTATGCGGCCCTGCCGGGCCTCGGCGCGGCGGCGGACTTCGTGGCGGCCCGCGGCCGGCCCGCGCTGCTGCTCTGCACCGAGCTGACGAGCCTGCACCTGCAGCCGCCGGACAACCGGGTGGACATCCAGCAGATCGTCTCGCACGCGCTCTTCTCGGACGCCGCGGCCGCCGTCGTTCTCTCGCCGGGTGCCGTCGGCGGGTACGTGGTCATGGACGTCACCGCCCTCACGGACACGACCACGGCCGGGCACATGACCTGGGACGTCACCGACATGGGCTTCCGCATGGGGCTGTCGGCACAGGTCCCGGACGTGCTGTCGATGCACGTACGGGCGCTGGTCGAGGATCTGCTGGGCCGCAACGGGCTGACGGTGGGCGAGGTGGACGGCTGGGCGGTGCACCCCGGCGGCCCGAGGATCCTCGACGTGGTGCAGGAGCGGATCGGCCTGACCGACGACGACCTGGCGGCGTCGCGCGGGGTGCTGGCGGCGTACGGGAACTGCTCGTCGCCGACGGTCCTGCTGGTGCTGGAGGAGTTGCGCCGCAGGGGGACGCCTCCGCGGCACGTGGTGATGTTGGCCTTCGGTCCCGGCCTCACTCTCTACGGGGTCTTGCTCAGCCGGCTCTGA
- a CDS encoding IspD/TarI family cytidylyltransferase, with translation MTAQLNARGDVAVLIPAAGSGLRLGPGAPKALRPLAGEPLLVHAVRRVASAPSVRMIVVAAPAAEVDAVRVLLEPIAPVVVVPGGAERQDSVAAMLAAVPAETEIVLVHDAARALTPPDLVESVAAAVRSGHPAVIPVLPVVDTIKEIGPGETVLGTVDRSVLRSVQTPQGFRHAVLAAAHGLGPLTHPGDAPPAGRADDAGPAARADDAGPAARAEGAGPTGRADAGLAARADDAGPDGGAGGGGRVSHTDDAGMVEKAGTPVVCVPGSDLAMKITRPLDLVIAEALLRVA, from the coding sequence GTGACCGCGCAGCTCAATGCTCGCGGTGACGTCGCGGTCCTCATTCCGGCGGCGGGTTCGGGGCTCCGCCTCGGCCCGGGAGCGCCCAAGGCCCTCCGCCCGCTCGCCGGCGAACCCCTCCTCGTCCACGCGGTCCGCCGCGTCGCGTCCGCCCCCTCGGTACGCATGATCGTCGTCGCCGCTCCGGCCGCCGAGGTCGATGCCGTCCGTGTGCTGCTCGAGCCGATCGCCCCGGTCGTGGTCGTGCCGGGCGGCGCCGAACGCCAGGACTCGGTCGCCGCGATGCTCGCCGCGGTGCCGGCCGAGACCGAGATCGTCCTCGTGCACGACGCGGCCCGCGCCCTGACCCCACCCGACCTGGTCGAATCGGTGGCTGCGGCCGTACGGTCCGGGCATCCCGCGGTGATCCCGGTGCTCCCGGTCGTCGACACGATCAAGGAGATCGGCCCGGGCGAGACCGTTCTCGGCACGGTCGACCGCTCGGTCCTGCGCAGCGTGCAGACCCCGCAGGGCTTCCGGCACGCCGTCCTCGCCGCGGCGCACGGGCTCGGGCCGCTCACACACCCCGGCGACGCTCCTCCGGCCGGTCGTGCCGACGACGCTGGTCCGGCCGCTCGTGCTGACGACGCTGGTCCGGCCGCTCGTGCAGAGGGCGCTGGTCCGACCGGTCGTGCTGACGCTGGTCTGGCTGCTCGTGCTGACGACGCTGGTCCGGACGGCGGCGCCGGCGGTGGCGGGCGGGTCAGCCACACCGATGATGCCGGGATGGTGGAGAAGGCGGGGACGCCGGTCGTCTGCGTACCGGGCTCCGATCTGGCCATGAAGATCACCCGGCCGCTGGACCTCGTGATCGCCGAGGCGCTGCTCCGCGTAGCCTGA